The bacterium genome includes the window AAAACTATATAATAATCCTTTTCTTTATCTAAATGTCTAAGATCATATGATAATGTTCTAATATAGGTCAAGGGATGATAATTCTCTACATAAAACTTCATATCAGGGGTTTTTAATATTTTTATCCTCGCATCGCCAAGTGGAGCATCAAAAAATTTATATGGCAATTCATTCTTCAACCAATTAGGATTTTTTTTAATCTTTATCCAGAATTCAAATGTTCCTTCTTTATAACTATAGTTCATTGTCTTTCACCTCTTCAGGCAAAATAGCCTTTTCTTGGGAGTGGGGTATAGTTATCTCTCCCCATGGGGTTTTTATCTCTCCTCCCCTTTTCTCCAATTTTTCCTCCTTTCTCGGGGTGAGAGGATTTGAACCTCTGACCTCCTGCTCCCAAAGCAGGCGCGCTAAACCGGTCTGCGCTACACCCCGGAAATTAATTTATTTATAGCTTTTTTTAAAACATTCTTATCAACTACACCAATTATCTCATTAACAATCCTGCCTTTATCAAAAAACTTAAGTGTTGGAATACTCATTATTCCATATTCTACTGCAATATTTCTATTTTCGTCAACATTAAGTTTGCCTATCTTTACCTTTCCCTTATATTCCTCTGCTAATTCATCAATAATTGGGCCCATCATTTTACAAGGTCCACACCAAGGTGCCCAAAAATCCACTAATGCCGGAGATTCGCATTCAAGAACCTCCTTCTTAAAATTTCCATCTGTCAATTCAATTGCCATAATTTACCTCCTATTTAAGCGTTTGCTTTTTCCTTTTCTCCTTAATATTTTCTCCATCCTATGTTTTTACTTACAGCGGGAGAAGGGATTTGAACCCTCGACTTCAACCTTGGCAAGGTTGCACTCTGCCAGCTGAGTTACTCCCGCAAATTTTTTACTTTACTAAAACCTCCATTTCATTTTTAACACGGCCAACTGGCTTTCCATTTATATATAAAACTATTTCTATTTCTGTCCAAGTTAAAACTATATAATAATCCTTTTCTTTATCTAAATGTCTAAGATCATATGATAATGTTCTAATATAGGTCAAGGGATGATAATTCTCTACATAAAACTTCATATCAGGGGTTTTTAATATTTTTATCCTCGCATCGCCAAGTGGAGCATCAAAAAATTTATATGGCAATTCATTCTTCAACCAATTAGGATTTTTTTTAATCTTTATCCAGAATTCAAATGTTCCTTCTTTATAACTATAGTTCATTGTCTTTCACCTCTTCAGGCAAAATAGCCTTTTCTTGGGAGTGGGGTATAGTTATCTCTCCCCATGGGGTTTTTATCTCTCCTCCCCTTTTCTCCAAGATAAATGAAATAAAATTTATAAGATTTCTTAAAGAATACCTTAAAGAAAGAAATATAATCAAAATTACCCCTGGTCAAACAATTTTATCAATCAAATCAATAATAGCATTGAAAATCTCCATTTCTCTATGCGAAGGGTGGGGGTTGAACTAAAGAATTTTCTAAGGCTTAAAAAGTCGCATCTGCTCCTTTTTCGCCTAACAAAATCCAGATAGTTCGGCCCTTCGGGCTTCAAATCCCTTGTTCCCTCTCATTAGTTTAACATCGTTCCTAGTTTCTTCTTCCCAATTCGGGTTTTTCCTTTCTGCGAGAGGTGGGATTTGAACCCACACAGGTTTCCCCACAAGATCCTAAGTCTTGCGCGTCTGCCAATTCCGCCACCCTCGCTTTATTATATTATAAAACATTTTACAATGCAAGCACAAGTTAATTTGAATGTCAGCACCAATTAAAAATGTCCCCTTTTGTATAATTATTGATTTTTATTCTTTCGTTACTGTTACTATTATAGTTTGCTATGCGTAGTATAGCAAGGAATTTTCTTTTAGTAAAGACAAATCTCCTCCGGGT containing:
- the trxA gene encoding thioredoxin, translated to MAIELTDGNFKKEVLECESPALVDFWAPWCGPCKMMGPIIDELAEEYKGKVKIGKLNVDENRNIAVEYGIMSIPTLKFFDKGRIVNEIIGVVDKNVLKKAINKLISGV